CTGAATGGCAAGGTTTACTCTCAGGGCTACGGGGTGCACGCCGGCAGTGAAATGCGCTTCAGCCTGAAAGGCACGAACGGCGCACAGTGCACCCGCTTCACGGTTGATGTCGGCGTGGATGACGAGGTAGGCGCCCGAGGCAGTGTCATCTTCAAAGTCCTGCTCGACGGCCAGGTCAAGCACACCACGACCCGGCTCACTGGCAACAGCCCCACGCAGCAAATTGACCTGAATATCACGGGCGCCCAGGAATTGACCTTGATTGCGGAGGCTGCAGGTGACGGCATCGATTATGACCACGCCGATTGGGCCGATCCTAAGCTGGTATGTGTGACCCCATCGTCCGAAACGCCAGGGAGTCTGGATCCCAGTTTTGATGGGGACGGCGTCGTGCAGCAGCCCACAGACTCTCCACAAGCCTTTGGGGAGGTCAGCCAGCTGACCAGCGGCCAACTTGTCACTCATGGCCCTTATATGATCTCCCGCTACAACGCCAACGGTACGCTGGATCTGACCTTTGGGCAATCGGGACGTGCTCACCCTATCGGCCCACCCTCCCAGATCTTCGATCTGGATACGCAACCCGATGGGCACGTGCTCTTTTCTGGAATCCGGCGAGAGCCCTATCAGGGGTTCGTGGAGCGACTGTTACCCAGTGGCCTGCCTGACTTGAGCTTTGGGGGACAAGGGAACGGCACCCTCACTCTCGCCGCGAACGCCTATCACCTTGCCGTTCAGCCGGATGGACGGTTTCTCACGGCTGGTTTCTCTGCGGTCGCAGGCGCCCCCCGATTGGTGGTGCGGCGCTTTCAAGCCAATGGCACCCCAGATCAGACGTATGGCAGCTCCGGCGTCGTCATGGCTGATGTAGGCCTGAAGAGCGGAGAGGGGTACAGCGTTGAAGAGATGCTGATTCAAGCGGACGGCAAGCTTATTGTTGGCGCCACCGCAGGGCCAAGCTTTCCCGAGACCTCGTTTCACGTCACGCGGTTGTTGCCCAATGGTCAACTGGACTCCAGCTTTGATGGAGACGGCTGGCTGACCTCTCGTCCTCAGGGCTTGGCCGTTGAAATGACAGATCTGGCGTTAACTCCGGCTGGACAACTGATCGTGACCGGGGGTGTCGTGGCGTCCGGCGACCAACAAGGCGAAGGCAAAGTGGCACGCTACACCAGCAGCGGGAATCTAGATCCAACGTTCGGGACCTCAGGGGTCGTGAGCTTTGATGGATTTTCTACTGTCAAGGGGGCGGCGGTACAGACGGATGGCCGCGTGCTTCTGATTTTCCTTGATTATGGAACGGCTGTCGCGAGAGATGTGGTGCGTTTGCAGGCCGATGGCCGCTTGGACACGAGCTTTGGCTCGGGGGGGCAGGTGCAGTTTCAGCTCCAGGGGTTGTCTTTCGGGGACGTGACCCTTCAAAGTGATGGTCGAATTATCTTGTCTGGTGGGTCTGGTGGGGTAGGTAGCCAATCTGCTGATCTGGTCCGGTTATTCCCTTAGAGCGAAAGTCGTTCTACGACCGCATGGTTCTGGCGCCACGCCCCGACCTATAAACCGAACACCTTGTGAATACATCGGTAGCATCTTCAATATAAAAGGCGATCCGAAAGGTCGCCTTCTTCATTGTGATGCGGTGAGAAGGATCTGCTACGCAGAAGATGTTTCCATCTCACTCTGACCTAGGAGTATTTAGAACAGAGCAGATCTCTTCAGAACACGGACATGAGACGCCAAAGGAGATCTAGGGCAACTTCTCCCAATCTCCTTGCAACTCCACACCTCTTCGACCATTGGTACACAGCCCGACCCAGCGTTGAAACTCGTCTCGACGAAACACATAGACCCTGAGGGAGCGTGTTTTACTTTGCGCCACAGTCGTGTCACTGTTCTCCTTATAAGCCGTACGTCCACCTGAATTCGCGGGCGAAGAGTAGTGCACCGTCCACCCTTGAGGCGGAGCAACCTCAGACCTAACCAGCGGATACAGCGCTGCATGAGTTTTTGGGGATGAAGTTGCTAGGCGTTGCTCCAGACCATCGCGAGAGGGAACATTGACAGGCAAATCATGTAACACAGAGCCTGGATCCAAGCTCTTCCTAGTGTTGGAACTGAAGATTTTCTCCTTGGCCCCATATCATTTGACCTCCGTCACCAAATTCCTTGCTCAGCAGCGCATTTGGAGTATCTCGCCCATGTGAAGCTTCCCCTCGAAGTTCAGTTGCTTGTCACCGACTCTTTGACCAGATAGCGCTGGAGGAGTTGCAAGCACCCTGCTTGAACTTTCGGCATGAGGAGAGCCACACTCAGAAGAAGAGGCGCGAGCTTGAGGCACGCCTTCCACCAGGTGAAATAGAACCTTGGAGGTCGACACCACAGTTTTTCCAGCAACGTACAGCTGAGGATTATCTGGTCGCTGGGCCGGGGGATCACACTCCATTCACGTCCAGGGAAGTCGGCATCCACGATGAAGGGTGGCTGTCTGGGCAACCTGACTACCAGTCAAAACTCGGCATCAGGGCGTGTAACGCCCGCCAGGACGATGGGAAAGGGTGGAGTAGTTACGAGGGTTCAAACGAACGTCGTCCCTTGACGCTTATGTCAACCCCTATTGGTGGTTATAGATAACGTCACAAGTCTAAAACACCCTTTTGAAGCCACTGGGCTACAAAAAAGAAAAGTCCTGTGTCTCCCACACGGCACCCAGCGTTTTCAACTTTGGACGTTATCAATAATAGAGTACATAAACTGCTCATCCGTCAAAATACATCCATTTTTTTCAAAAATTCTAAGCATTGTCGTATTATTTGAGTCCGTAGCTCCTACATAAAATGAGGCAAATTTTTTTGCCTGCTTTATTAAAGCTTTGTGTATTTCAGTGCCTAAGCCGCTATTACGTTTATTTTTTTTAACTCCAATAATTTGGATGCTTGCAGTTTCAGGTTTGATCTCATAAGTTATTCCAATAGCAAGAGGTCCTTCTTCTCCTCGCAACATCAGTCCTTTAAATGATTTAGCGCCTGTATACATACGCGTTATGTTATTTTTACTGAATTCACCGTCAGAATTTTCTAAAAAATCAGTAAATTCCTGACTATCTAAATATGTTTTATCGAAAGAGTGAAATTTATTGTTCAAAGGTTCTTCCAATTCTCGCTCTTTCAATTTTAGAGGCGTTAAATGATAAACGGAATGGCTATCTAATTTTAACAGATTATCCTCAATCTTCTCAACTGACCTAGAGTGAGACTTATTGACGATAATTTTTATAAAAGGGGCATTTTCGGCAGTATTAGATATATCTTTTATTAAATGACCTACTTCTATATCGTCTAATTTCCGTTGATACGATAGCATGACGAAGTAGACAACCCCTGCATTGGACATAGAGTAGCTAGCCACTCCTTCGCCATCAACGAACATTATTCGTATTTTCCTTGGATCTACAGTACCTTCTTCCAAACCAACCATAAGCATATTTTGTTTTCCACTACCCATTTGCGATATGTTCGTCATTATATCCATATTTTCAGCACTTAAGTCTTGAAAAACAATCATTTTGCTCCTGAAAGAGAATTGAGGCTAGGTCTCAAAAAAAGCAGTCAACTGAAAGCGTTGAAGAATGCTTTCAGTTGACTGCTTTAAGTGTCGATTTGGCTTAACACTTAATCATGTATCAGTTACCATTACCAGCGTCGATCCACCTCACACAACCTTGAGTAGTGTTGCCACCGCCGTCCACTTTAGAGGTGAGTGCCGAAGCACCCGTAAAGATTCCAGCCAAGAGAATCGCGGAGATTGCCGTAGAGATCTTCTTCTTCCCAGGTCAAGATACACAAA
The DNA window shown above is from Deinococcus sp. QL22 and carries:
- a CDS encoding GNAT family N-acetyltransferase, which encodes MIVFQDLSAENMDIMTNISQMGSGKQNMLMVGLEEGTVDPRKIRIMFVDGEGVASYSMSNAGVVYFVMLSYQRKLDDIEVGHLIKDISNTAENAPFIKIIVNKSHSRSVEKIEDNLLKLDSHSVYHLTPLKLKERELEEPLNNKFHSFDKTYLDSQEFTDFLENSDGEFSKNNITRMYTGAKSFKGLMLRGEEGPLAIGITYEIKPETASIQIIGVKKNKRNSGLGTEIHKALIKQAKKFASFYVGATDSNNTTMLRIFEKNGCILTDEQFMYSIIDNVQS
- a CDS encoding NPCBM/NEW2 domain-containing protein; this translates as MPYALPRLLVGLTLPLALWSCSQPTPFTAADPYANGQSYPWSQVTPLTPQSLTPGLNTLQYETALFARNSWGPVERNRSNGEQQAGDGNPLTLNGKVYSQGYGVHAGSEMRFSLKGTNGAQCTRFTVDVGVDDEVGARGSVIFKVLLDGQVKHTTTRLTGNSPTQQIDLNITGAQELTLIAEAAGDGIDYDHADWADPKLVCVTPSSETPGSLDPSFDGDGVVQQPTDSPQAFGEVSQLTSGQLVTHGPYMISRYNANGTLDLTFGQSGRAHPIGPPSQIFDLDTQPDGHVLFSGIRREPYQGFVERLLPSGLPDLSFGGQGNGTLTLAANAYHLAVQPDGRFLTAGFSAVAGAPRLVVRRFQANGTPDQTYGSSGVVMADVGLKSGEGYSVEEMLIQADGKLIVGATAGPSFPETSFHVTRLLPNGQLDSSFDGDGWLTSRPQGLAVEMTDLALTPAGQLIVTGGVVASGDQQGEGKVARYTSSGNLDPTFGTSGVVSFDGFSTVKGAAVQTDGRVLLIFLDYGTAVARDVVRLQADGRLDTSFGSGGQVQFQLQGLSFGDVTLQSDGRIILSGGSGGVGSQSADLVRLFP